A window of bacterium genomic DNA:
TAAACGGATTGGGATAATTCTGTTTGAGCGAACACTCTTGTGGTATTCCATCCCCGACGCGATCCACCACACCGAGCGCTTGCGAACAGTCGTAGATGCCGAGGTTTCCTCCATCCGCAACAAACAGGTGATTTCCATTCACAGTAATCCGGCTAGCATTCCCTTGGGTATTGTAGTATCCGACTTCATGGGGAGCGAGTGAATTGGAAACATTCACGATTCGTATACCCTCCGAGTAGTCGGCGAGATAGGCATAAATCCCACTCTTTACGACGTGACTCATCGTACCGGGCGTATCCAGAAATCCGACTTCGTGGGGATTGACCGGATTTGAAACGTCGATTATGCGCAGACCAGAAGTGTAATCGGCGACATAGGCATACGCGCCATCGACATCGACATCCATCGAAAAACCGGGCGTATCGTAAAATCCTATCTCGAGAGGATGTACCGGATCTTGAATAGAAATCACTCGGAGTCCGCGTTGGTAATCGGCGACATAGGCATAATTACCGGATAGTTTAACACCGAAAGCAAAATCGGGAGTAGTCACACTGCTAATCTCATAGATACTTTCCGGATTGCCACAATGAAGAATCCGCAGACCGCCAATCTGGTCGGCGACGAAGATGAGGGAATCTCTTACCTCGAAATCTTGCGGAACATCAGGTAGATCGCAATCTTCCAATCGAATCAGCGAATCCGGATTGGAAATGTTATAGAGAGTTACCTTACTCACCCAGGCGGTATCGACATCTTGAAAAGACCCGACTACTGCAATGTTTCCACTTATCGTTACTGCGGTTATTGTACCCGGTTGTTCAAACCGCGCAGCATGTTGCGGATGGCTCGGATCGGAAACATTGACTGTTCGCAGATAGTCGCCATCGGTGAGATATGCGTAATTGCCAGTTAAGTCTACATCTACGACATTATAGGTTAGACACCATCCAGCAACGAGCGGCATGTTCGGCAAACTACGATATAACAAACCCTGCTTGCCGCATGCGGTGTAATAGAAACGATTGGAAATGGAGAAATCGGAGTAATAGTCTCCGGTAAAATCATCCGAACCATATTGACTACTCTGATGTATCCAAAACTGTCCGGATTGGCTACATCGAGGATGCGCTGATAATACTCACTATGAAATGTTGGATGCGGAAATTGCTCATCCGACCAACCGTAATAACTGCTGATGTAGGCGTAGTTATCGGATACGGTAAAACAAAAGATTGCGCTTCCTCTTGATCTGAGACCGCCTTGTCCACTTCCCGCTTCCCTGTAATCACCTCTGATTTGAGG
This region includes:
- a CDS encoding T9SS type A sorting domain-containing protein, which encodes MPLVAGWCLTYNVVDVDLTGNYAYLTDGDYLRTVNVSDPSHPQHAARFEQPGTITAVTISGNIAVVGSFQDVDTAWVSKVTLYNISNPDSLIRLEDCDLPDVPQDFEVRDSLIFVADQIGGLRILHCGNPESIYEISSVTTPDFAFGVKLSGNYAYVADYQRGLRVISIQDPVHPLEIGFYDTPGFSMDVDVDGAYAYVADYTSGLRIIDVSNPVNPHEVGFLDTPGTMSHVVKSGIYAYLADYSEGIRIVNVSNSLAPHEVGYYNTQGNASRITVNGNHLFVADGGNLGIYDCSQALGVVDRVGDGIPQECSLKQNYPNPFNATTTIEYTIPKTGAVDLKLYDVSGREVATLVNFHQNPGMYTVTFDGKSLSTGTYFLRLQSGNFTQTSKLLLLK